From the Lolium rigidum isolate FL_2022 chromosome 2, APGP_CSIRO_Lrig_0.1, whole genome shotgun sequence genome, one window contains:
- the LOC124687718 gene encoding cell surface glycoprotein 1-like has protein sequence MASAWCLVAPPAAPAAAPGALGVCVARAAVPSRRRRRWDALVVCVAPDEEKITRRSPLDFPIEWEKPKPGRRPDIFPKFSPMKTPLPHPLPADDPLDDDEEEEEEEAQPQEEPQEDDPDKEDPEEDDPDKPTE, from the exons ATGGCGTCCGcctggtgcctcgtggccccgcccgccgcgccggcggcggcgcccggcGCCCTCGGCGTCTGCGTCGCGCGGGCGGCGGTCCCGTCGAGGAGGCGCCGCAGGTGGGACGCGCTCGTCGTCTGCGTGGCCCCCGACGAGGAGAAGATTACGCGGCGCTCGCCACTCGATTTCCCCATC GAATGGGAGAAACCTAAGCCTGGGAGGAGACCTGACATCTTCCCAAAGTTCAGCCCTATGAAAACACCATTGCCCCATCCATTACCAGCTGACGATCCTctggatgatgatgaggaagaagaagaggaagaagcacAACCTCAAGAAGAACCACAGGAGGATGATCCTGACAAGGAAGATCCCGAGGAAGATGACCCAGACAAGCCTACTGAGTAA
- the LOC124692615 gene encoding UDP-N-acetylglucosamine transporter UGNT1-like: protein MAKGGGGGAALLPVSADAGKGDGEPELFKGSAMTRRGAVAALSYMSCSVLLVMFNKAALSSYKFPCANVITLLQMVCSTCLLYVLRRLKIISFTNSEPSVPSDSLFFVPFRILLRTSPLSLSYLLYMLASMESVRGVNVPMYTTLRRTTVAFTMIMEYFLAKQKHTPPIIGSVALIVFGAFIAGARDLSFDARGYAIVFVANITTAVYLATINRIGKSSGLNSFGLMWCNGLVCGPCVLFLTYIQGDLKRTVEFPYLYSPGFQVVLLFSCMLAFLLNYTIFWNTILNSALTQSMCGNLKDFFTVGLGWALFGGLPFDLLNVIGQGLGFFGSGMYAYCKIKGK from the exons ATGGccaagggcggcggcggcggagcggcgctGCTCCCGGTTTCCGCGGACGCGGGGAAGGGGGACGGCGAGCCCGAGCTCTTCAAGGGCTCCGCCATGACCCGACGCGGCGCGGTCGCCGCGCTCTCCTACATGTCCTGCTCCG TTTTGCTGGTGATGTTTAATAAGGCAGCTCTATCTTCTTATAAGTTCCCTTGCGCGAACGTCATTACACTCCTTCAG ATGGTGTGCTCAACATGCCTACTTTATGTTCTGAGACGGTTAAAGATTATTTCCTTCACAAATAGTGAACCATCAGTGCCTTCTGATTCACTATTCTTCGTGCCGTTCAGAATATTGTTGCGTACTTCACCTCTTTCATTGTCTTACTTACTCTACATG CTAGCTTCAATGGAATCTGTGCGTGGAGTAAATGTTCCTATGTATACAACTCTAAGGCGCACAACAGTAGCATTTACAATGATCATGGAGTATTTCTTGGCAAAGCAGAAGCACACCCCACCTATAATCGGCAG TGTGGCCTTGATTGTATTTGGAGCGTTTATCGCTGGTGCTCGAGACTTATCGTTTGATGCTCGTGGGTATGCCATTGTCTTCGTCGCCAATATAACTACAGCTGTTTATCTTGCAACGATAAATCGTATTG GAAAATCTAGTGGCCTGAATAGCTTTGGCCTGATGTGGTGCAATG GACTTGTTTGTGGACCTTGTGTACTGTTCTTGACGTATATTCAGGGTGACCTCAAGCGGACTGTTGAATTTCCGTACCTTTATTCTCCAGGGTTCCAG GTGGTGTTGCTATTTTCATGTATGCTAGCGTTTCTTCTAAACTACACCATCTTCTGGAACACAATCCTGAATTCTGCACTCACACAATCAATGTGTGGCAATTTGAAG GATTTCTTTACTGTTGGACTTGGCTGGGCATTATTTGGTGGGCTTCCTTTTGATCTG CTTAATGTCATTGGCCAAGGGCTTGGATTCTTTGGCTCTGGCATGTACGCCTACTGCAAGATCAAAGGAAAGTAG